Proteins encoded together in one Tepidibacillus fermentans window:
- a CDS encoding UDP-N-acetylglucosamine 1-carboxyvinyltransferase gives METLMIKGGERLTGTVAISGAKNSAVALIPAAILADSPMKIENLPDIRDVRILVEILQDLGAKVDYHGDTMWIDPSNMINKPMPNGKVKELRASYYLMGALLGKFGEAIVGLPGGCNIGPRPIDQHIKGFESLGANVTNDSGKMHLKADQLVGTRIFLDVVSVGATINIMLAASKAKGITIIENAAKEPEIVDVATILNSMGARITGVGTDIIRIQGVDKLTGCKHSIIPDRIEAGTYMIIAAATEGDITLLNVIPKHLESVSAKLREMGAIVEESDDSIRVVGQSEYKTVDIKTLPYPGFPTDLQQPFSALLTKAKGTSIVTDNIYTSRFRHIDELRRMGANMKVEGRSAVIEGITQLQGAKVKATDLRAGAALVVAGLMAEGITQISDVHHIDRGYENLEKKLHSLGATIWRMNDGEDEGDWPGLYL, from the coding sequence TTGGAAACTTTAATGATAAAAGGAGGAGAACGATTAACAGGAACAGTAGCGATTAGTGGAGCAAAAAACTCTGCTGTTGCACTTATACCTGCCGCCATTTTAGCGGACTCTCCGATGAAAATTGAAAACCTTCCAGATATTCGCGATGTGCGGATCCTTGTTGAGATCCTGCAAGATTTAGGCGCTAAAGTAGATTATCATGGGGATACCATGTGGATTGATCCCTCGAATATGATAAATAAACCCATGCCAAACGGGAAAGTGAAAGAACTTCGCGCTTCTTACTATCTTATGGGAGCATTGCTTGGGAAGTTTGGAGAAGCCATAGTCGGATTACCTGGAGGATGTAATATTGGTCCAAGACCGATCGATCAACATATCAAAGGGTTTGAAAGTCTAGGCGCAAATGTAACTAATGATTCAGGGAAAATGCATCTAAAGGCAGACCAATTAGTTGGAACTAGAATTTTTTTAGATGTTGTAAGTGTCGGAGCTACGATTAATATCATGTTAGCGGCATCAAAGGCAAAAGGGATTACCATCATTGAGAATGCGGCAAAAGAACCAGAAATTGTTGATGTAGCAACGATTTTGAATTCGATGGGTGCTCGAATTACTGGAGTTGGGACAGATATTATTCGGATTCAAGGTGTTGACAAACTCACAGGTTGCAAACATTCGATCATTCCTGATCGAATTGAAGCAGGAACCTATATGATCATCGCTGCAGCTACAGAAGGGGATATTACCTTGTTAAATGTCATACCCAAACATTTAGAATCTGTCTCTGCCAAGCTACGGGAAATGGGGGCAATTGTTGAAGAAAGCGACGATTCCATTCGTGTTGTAGGGCAATCTGAATACAAAACAGTTGATATCAAAACTCTCCCTTATCCGGGATTCCCAACGGATTTGCAACAGCCATTTAGTGCCCTCCTAACGAAAGCGAAAGGTACGAGTATTGTTACCGATAATATTTATACTTCCCGCTTTCGTCATATTGATGAGCTACGAAGAATGGGTGCCAATATGAAGGTAGAAGGAAGATCTGCAGTAATTGAAGGAATAACCCAATTGCAAGGTGCAAAAGTGAAAGCAACCGATCTAAGGGCGGGTGCTGCTTTGGTAGTTGCTGGCTTGATGGCAGAAGGGATTACTCAAATCAGTGATGTACATCATATCGATCGAGGATATGAAAACTTAGAGAAAAAACTTCATTCCTTAGGAGCCACGATTTGGCGAATGAATGATGGAGAGGATGAAGGGGATTGGCCTGGATTATACCTTTAA
- the fsa gene encoding fructose-6-phosphate aldolase yields MKLFIDTANVEEIRKASEWGILSGVTTNPSLIAKEGRDLLDVIQEITSIVNGPISAEVISLEANEMVAEGEKYAALSDNIVIKVPMTIEGLKAVHAFSKKGIKTNVTLIFSANQALMAARAGATYVSPFVGRLDDISFDGLTLIRDIREIFDIHGISTEIIAASIRHPMHVLESAKAGSDIATIPYKVLEQMTKHPLTDIGIEKFLADWNKSQA; encoded by the coding sequence ATGAAACTATTTATCGATACAGCAAATGTCGAAGAAATTCGTAAGGCAAGTGAGTGGGGTATTCTTTCTGGAGTGACTACCAATCCTTCCTTAATTGCGAAGGAAGGAAGAGATCTGCTTGATGTGATTCAAGAGATTACCAGTATTGTTAATGGTCCAATTAGCGCGGAAGTGATCAGCTTAGAGGCAAATGAGATGGTTGCTGAAGGAGAAAAGTATGCTGCTCTTTCCGACAATATTGTGATTAAAGTTCCAATGACGATCGAGGGTTTAAAAGCAGTTCATGCATTCTCTAAAAAAGGAATTAAAACAAATGTTACCCTGATCTTTTCTGCAAACCAAGCACTGATGGCAGCTCGCGCAGGTGCTACCTATGTATCCCCTTTTGTTGGTCGACTTGATGATATCAGCTTTGATGGGTTGACATTAATTCGTGATATTCGTGAAATTTTTGACATCCATGGTATCTCGACCGAAATCATCGCAGCAAGTATTCGTCATCCAATGCATGTCCTAGAGTCAGCAAAAGCAGGTTCAGATATTGCCACAATTCCTTATAAAGTGCTTGAACAAATGACGAAACATCCTCTTACAGATATCGGTATTGAGAAATTCCTGGCCGATTGGAATAAATCCCAAGCGTGA
- the fba gene encoding class II fructose-1,6-bisphosphate aldolase, whose product MPLVSMTEMLKAAKAGKYAVGQFNMNNLEFTQAIIEAAQEEQSPVILGVSEGAAKYMGLEYAVAMAKVAAEKATVPVALHLDHGSSFEVAMKFIRAGFSSVMIDGSHHPFEKNVEITKKVVEAAHAMGVSVEGELGTIGGTEDDLSVDEANARLADPKEAIEFYKLTGVDALAIAVGSAHGLYKGIPKLRHDIIEAVSKEIDIPLVLHGGSGIPDDEIEKAIAAGIGKINVNTENQVALTNTLREIFAKDAKVYDPRKYLGPGREAMKEVVRGKIRLFGSNQKA is encoded by the coding sequence ATGCCTTTAGTCTCAATGACTGAAATGTTAAAAGCTGCAAAAGCAGGTAAATATGCAGTTGGCCAATTTAATATGAATAACCTTGAGTTTACCCAAGCGATTATTGAGGCTGCTCAAGAGGAACAATCTCCTGTCATTCTCGGAGTTAGTGAAGGAGCAGCAAAATATATGGGGTTAGAATATGCTGTTGCAATGGCAAAAGTGGCTGCTGAAAAAGCAACGGTTCCTGTAGCCCTTCATTTAGATCACGGTAGTAGTTTTGAAGTCGCGATGAAATTCATCCGTGCAGGATTTTCATCGGTAATGATTGATGGTTCCCATCATCCATTTGAGAAAAACGTAGAGATTACGAAAAAAGTGGTCGAAGCTGCTCATGCAATGGGCGTTTCTGTTGAAGGGGAATTAGGTACGATTGGTGGTACTGAAGATGATCTTTCTGTAGATGAAGCGAATGCACGTCTAGCTGATCCAAAAGAAGCAATTGAATTTTATAAATTAACAGGTGTTGATGCCTTAGCGATTGCAGTTGGTAGTGCCCATGGACTTTACAAAGGTATACCAAAACTCCGTCATGATATTATCGAAGCGGTAAGTAAAGAAATTGATATACCACTTGTTCTCCATGGTGGATCTGGTATTCCTGATGATGAAATTGAAAAAGCAATAGCGGCTGGAATTGGTAAAATTAACGTCAATACGGAAAACCAAGTAGCCTTAACCAATACCCTTCGCGAAATCTTTGCCAAAGATGCGAAAGTATATGACCCTCGCAAATATCTTGGACCAGGTCGTGAAGCGATGAAAGAAGTAGTTCGAGGCAAAATTCGTCTGTTTGGTAGTAATCAAAAAGCTTAA
- a CDS encoding response regulator, translating into MKQKVLIVDDQFGIRVLLFEVFGKEGYQTYQAANGKEALQIVQQVSPDIVLLDMKIPGMDGLEILKRIKKMNHDIKVIMMTAYGELDMINEATKLGAITHITKPFDIDQLRSLVREQLAAHQITP; encoded by the coding sequence TTGAAACAAAAGGTGTTAATTGTCGACGATCAATTTGGAATACGAGTTCTTTTGTTTGAAGTTTTTGGGAAAGAAGGTTATCAAACTTACCAAGCGGCAAATGGAAAGGAAGCACTTCAAATCGTCCAACAAGTGTCTCCTGATATTGTTTTATTAGATATGAAAATACCTGGAATGGACGGGTTAGAAATTTTAAAACGAATCAAGAAAATGAATCATGATATTAAAGTGATTATGATGACCGCCTATGGAGAGTTAGATATGATCAATGAAGCGACAAAACTGGGGGCGATTACACATATTACCAAGCCATTTGATATTGATCAACTTCGTTCACTTGTTAGAGAACAATTGGCAGCCCATCAAATCACACCGTAA
- a CDS encoding ABC transporter ATP-binding protein, translating to MADIIQLKHINKVYGTTIKTQVLHDINLTFEEGTFNSIIGASGSGKSTLLNIMGTLDQPTSGEVYIDGKRTDTMNSNELAKLRNETIGFIFQFHYLLPEFTVLENVLLPYQIKSGKVSKDIIKRANELLDLVDLSNVKNNLATEISGGQQQRTAIARAMMNSPKIILADEPTGNLDSESTENIYQLMREINQTFKTTFIVITHDNMIAEKADRIIEIKDGRINERVSVGAY from the coding sequence ATGGCTGATATCATCCAACTAAAACATATTAATAAAGTCTATGGAACCACGATTAAAACGCAAGTATTGCATGATATCAATTTAACTTTTGAAGAAGGAACTTTTAATTCCATCATTGGCGCTTCCGGAAGTGGAAAGAGTACACTTCTCAATATTATGGGTACATTAGATCAACCAACTAGTGGAGAAGTGTACATAGATGGGAAGAGAACCGATACAATGAACAGTAATGAACTCGCGAAATTAAGGAATGAAACTATCGGTTTTATTTTTCAGTTTCATTATCTTCTTCCAGAGTTTACGGTGCTAGAAAATGTTTTACTGCCTTATCAAATTAAGTCAGGAAAAGTTTCGAAAGATATAATAAAAAGAGCAAATGAATTACTAGATCTCGTAGATCTGTCCAACGTAAAAAATAATCTAGCAACAGAGATATCAGGTGGTCAACAACAAAGAACGGCAATTGCCAGAGCGATGATGAATAGCCCGAAGATTATCCTTGCAGATGAGCCAACAGGAAATTTGGATTCAGAGTCTACAGAGAATATCTATCAATTAATGCGAGAGATTAACCAAACATTTAAAACCACCTTTATTGTTATCACGCATGACAATATGATCGCGGAAAAAGCGGATCGCATTATAGAAATAAAAGATGGGAGAATTAATGAAAGAGTAAGTGTTGGTGCTTATTAA
- a CDS encoding ABC transporter permease, protein MRLPFKIALRFLLSSKGQTALIVFGIAIGVSVQIFIGSLIEGLQESLISKTIGNSPQITISSDAEDKAISSYQEITDKIKGLNNEVVHVAVAADGPALIKEDKKTFSVLVRGMNVEDSDKIYNIKSRIYEGQEPINENETIIGKELKQELGVNLGDEIQIITNSGDLEKLKVTGFYDLKVASLNKSWMITPLSTSQKLFSFGDKVTSIEMQVKDVFKADETASAIAKILDNKELKVDNWKAQNAELLSGLNGQNISSIMIQIFVLVSVVLGIASVLAISVVQKSKQIGILKAMGIKDRTASFIFLFQGLILGVVGSILGVVFGLFLSYLFSKFALTPEGTPIVELAIHYRFITISALIALASAVVAALIPARGSLKLNPMEVIKNG, encoded by the coding sequence ATGAGGTTACCATTTAAGATAGCCTTACGTTTTTTACTGTCAAGTAAAGGGCAAACGGCACTAATTGTTTTTGGCATTGCCATTGGAGTTTCGGTTCAGATTTTTATTGGATCTCTAATCGAAGGACTACAGGAAAGCTTAATTAGTAAAACGATCGGTAATTCACCACAAATTACGATTAGTTCCGATGCAGAGGATAAGGCGATTTCTAGTTATCAAGAGATAACAGATAAGATAAAAGGATTAAATAATGAGGTCGTTCATGTTGCGGTTGCTGCTGATGGTCCAGCACTAATAAAAGAAGATAAAAAAACATTTTCCGTTTTAGTGAGAGGAATGAACGTAGAGGACTCTGATAAAATCTACAATATTAAAAGTCGGATTTATGAGGGGCAAGAACCGATAAACGAGAACGAAACCATCATCGGTAAGGAATTAAAACAAGAACTTGGAGTAAACCTTGGTGATGAAATTCAGATTATCACGAATTCAGGTGACTTAGAAAAGCTAAAGGTCACAGGTTTCTACGATCTTAAAGTGGCCTCGTTAAATAAATCTTGGATGATTACCCCACTTTCTACTTCTCAGAAATTATTCTCATTCGGTGATAAGGTGACTAGCATTGAAATGCAGGTAAAGGATGTATTTAAAGCAGATGAAACAGCATCAGCAATCGCAAAAATATTAGATAACAAAGAGCTGAAGGTGGATAATTGGAAAGCGCAGAATGCGGAACTTTTAAGCGGGTTAAACGGGCAAAATATTTCAAGTATCATGATTCAAATATTCGTTTTGGTTTCGGTTGTTCTTGGGATTGCAAGTGTACTTGCTATATCTGTGGTTCAAAAATCGAAGCAAATTGGCATTCTGAAAGCAATGGGAATAAAGGATAGAACCGCTAGTTTTATATTCTTATTTCAGGGACTTATTCTTGGGGTGGTTGGATCTATTCTCGGGGTGGTTTTTGGTTTGTTTTTAAGTTATCTTTTTTCTAAATTTGCGCTAACACCAGAGGGAACTCCCATTGTTGAGCTTGCGATACATTATCGTTTTATTACTATTTCTGCACTGATTGCATTAGCCTCTGCTGTTGTTGCAGCGCTTATTCCTGCAAGAGGTTCATTGAAGCTGAATCCGATGGAGGTAATTAAAAATGGCTGA
- a CDS encoding CTP synthase, with protein sequence MTKYIFVTGGVVSGLGKGITAASLGRLLKNRGLKVTIQKFDPYINVDPGTMSPYQHGEVFVTDDGAETDLDLGHYERFIDINLSKNNNVTTGKIYSSVITKERRGDYLGGTVQVIPHITNEIKDRIFRAAKETHADVVITEIGGTVGDIESLPFLEAIRQLKNDVGRENIMYIHVTLVPYIAASGELKTKPTQHSVKELRSIGIQPNMIVCRTEHTLSDDIKKKIALFCDIEKEAVVEALDADTLYDVPLMLQQQGLDEYVVKHLSLNTPPADMKEWTELVNKIKNLKHTTRIALVGKYVSLHDAYLSVAEALYHAGFNNDTEIEIDWIDAENVNQENVHQLLKDADGILVPGGFGDRGIEGKITTIQYARENNIPFLGICLGMQTAVIEFARNVVGLKDAHSTEFNLRTPYPVIDILPEQKDIEDLGGTMRLGLYPCKLEKDSKAMQAYQDELVYERHRHRYEFNNEFRDQLQAAGLKISGTSPDEKLVEIIEIPSHPWFVATQFHPEFVSRPNRPHPLFRDFVKASLQNKQNQR encoded by the coding sequence ATGACTAAGTATATCTTCGTAACTGGTGGTGTAGTATCTGGATTGGGTAAAGGAATTACCGCTGCTTCTCTTGGGAGACTATTGAAGAATCGAGGTTTAAAAGTAACGATCCAAAAATTCGATCCATATATCAATGTAGACCCAGGAACGATGAGTCCTTATCAACATGGGGAAGTATTTGTAACGGACGATGGAGCAGAAACAGACTTGGATTTGGGTCATTATGAACGTTTTATCGATATCAATCTAAGTAAAAATAATAATGTAACGACAGGAAAAATTTATTCTTCAGTCATCACAAAAGAACGACGTGGCGATTATTTAGGTGGAACCGTTCAAGTAATCCCACATATTACCAATGAAATCAAAGATCGGATTTTTCGTGCTGCAAAAGAAACCCATGCAGATGTTGTGATCACAGAAATTGGTGGAACCGTCGGGGACATTGAAAGTCTGCCTTTTCTTGAAGCGATTCGCCAGTTAAAAAATGATGTTGGCCGTGAAAACATCATGTATATCCATGTCACATTAGTACCATACATTGCTGCTTCAGGTGAATTAAAAACAAAACCGACCCAACATAGTGTGAAAGAACTTCGCAGTATTGGTATCCAGCCAAATATGATTGTTTGCCGTACGGAGCACACCTTATCAGACGATATTAAAAAGAAAATTGCTCTATTTTGTGATATTGAAAAAGAAGCTGTTGTCGAGGCATTAGATGCCGATACCTTATATGATGTGCCATTAATGTTACAACAACAGGGATTAGACGAATATGTAGTGAAACATCTTTCTTTAAATACTCCTCCAGCTGACATGAAGGAATGGACCGAGCTTGTAAACAAAATCAAAAATTTAAAACACACCACAAGAATTGCTTTAGTAGGGAAATATGTTTCTTTACATGATGCATACCTAAGTGTTGCTGAGGCATTATATCATGCAGGTTTTAACAATGATACGGAAATTGAGATTGACTGGATCGATGCTGAAAACGTAAATCAAGAAAATGTTCATCAATTATTAAAAGATGCCGATGGAATCTTAGTTCCAGGTGGTTTTGGCGATCGGGGAATTGAAGGGAAGATTACAACCATCCAATATGCTAGAGAGAATAATATTCCATTCTTAGGAATCTGTCTAGGAATGCAAACCGCTGTCATTGAATTTGCGAGGAATGTGGTCGGTTTAAAAGATGCTCATAGTACCGAATTTAATCTTCGCACTCCATATCCTGTCATTGATATTCTCCCTGAACAAAAAGATATCGAAGATTTAGGCGGAACGATGAGATTGGGATTATATCCATGTAAATTAGAAAAAGATTCAAAAGCGATGCAAGCATATCAAGATGAATTAGTCTACGAGCGCCACCGCCATCGCTATGAATTTAATAATGAATTCAGAGACCAGTTACAAGCCGCTGGATTAAAAATCTCCGGAACTTCACCCGATGAGAAATTGGTAGAAATTATTGAAATTCCCTCTCATCCTTGGTTTGTGGCCACACAATTTCATCCAGAGTTTGTTTCTCGACCAAACCGTCCCCACCCATTATTTAGAGATTTCGTGAAGGCATCTTTACAGAACAAACAAAATCAGCGATAG
- the rpoE gene encoding DNA-directed RNA polymerase subunit delta, producing the protein MPEAMSETVFDFDERSIQEKPMVDLAYQILKQAKRTFTYQELAQEVFKLKGLSEDELLDFTVQLFTEINIDGRFAYLGQNEWGLKQWYPVDQLESVHLRFNDDEDTDFDYDEQLEDEEYTDEDELMDDELTDDYDDTDALEDDFIDEDMDEFEETDEDDDLDLE; encoded by the coding sequence GTGCCGGAAGCAATGTCAGAAACCGTCTTTGATTTTGATGAAAGAAGTATCCAAGAGAAACCAATGGTAGACTTAGCTTATCAAATTTTAAAACAAGCCAAGCGTACCTTTACCTATCAAGAATTAGCTCAAGAAGTATTTAAACTAAAAGGGTTATCCGAAGATGAACTCCTAGATTTTACTGTTCAATTATTTACGGAAATCAATATCGATGGTCGTTTTGCTTATTTAGGCCAAAATGAGTGGGGTCTAAAACAGTGGTATCCTGTCGATCAACTCGAATCGGTTCACTTGCGGTTTAATGATGATGAAGATACCGATTTTGATTACGATGAACAATTGGAAGATGAAGAATATACAGATGAAGATGAATTAATGGACGATGAATTGACAGACGACTATGATGATACAGATGCTCTTGAAGATGATTTCATTGATGAAGATATGGATGAATTTGAGGAAACGGACGAAGATGACGATTTAGATCTAGAGTAA
- the meaB gene encoding methylmalonyl Co-A mutase-associated GTPase MeaB, whose product MERLIQKIIQGDKRSVAKAITIIENDLQEKYDLLQHLYLHKRRAHVIGITGAPGAGKSTLVDRLIQEIRGEGLKIAIIAIDPSSPFSGGALLGDRVRMQKHATDSGVFIRSMGSRGTLGGLAKATKETVRILDMMGNDLIVIETVGVGQSELEIMNVADSTVVVLNPGAGDSIQAFKAGLMEIADIFVINKSDLPGTQKLYHEIELLIETTKQKAEWKPPIVKTISTEHQGIIELWTSLQNHFSFIKEKGILDRQRREDLAKEFEEILHQFFQHQIEQWKKQDTYHVIMDQIYHQKLNLIDVAKQTYQQLINEKNE is encoded by the coding sequence AAAAATATGACCTCCTTCAACATTTATATCTACATAAAAGAAGGGCTCATGTAATTGGAATTACGGGGGCACCTGGTGCAGGAAAAAGTACCCTTGTTGATCGATTGATTCAAGAAATTAGAGGAGAAGGGCTAAAAATTGCAATCATTGCCATCGATCCTTCCAGTCCTTTTTCTGGTGGAGCCCTTTTAGGCGACCGAGTGCGAATGCAAAAGCATGCCACAGATTCTGGAGTATTTATACGTAGTATGGGGAGTAGGGGCACACTAGGTGGGTTAGCCAAGGCTACCAAAGAGACAGTAAGAATTTTAGATATGATGGGCAATGACTTGATTGTAATTGAAACGGTAGGTGTAGGACAATCCGAATTAGAAATTATGAATGTTGCAGATAGTACAGTAGTCGTGTTAAATCCAGGGGCAGGGGATAGTATTCAGGCTTTTAAAGCTGGGCTGATGGAAATTGCCGATATTTTTGTTATTAATAAGAGTGATCTTCCCGGAACGCAAAAATTATATCATGAAATAGAACTTTTAATCGAAACAACAAAGCAAAAAGCTGAATGGAAACCACCGATTGTGAAGACGATAAGCACAGAACATCAGGGCATCATCGAATTATGGACTTCTTTGCAGAACCATTTTTCTTTTATCAAAGAAAAAGGAATCCTTGATCGGCAACGAAGAGAAGATTTAGCAAAAGAATTTGAAGAAATTCTTCATCAGTTCTTTCAACACCAAATTGAACAATGGAAAAAACAAGATACTTATCATGTCATTATGGATCAAATTTATCACCAAAAACTCAATTTGATTGATGTGGCCAAACAAACCTATCAGCAGTTAATCAATGAAAAAAATGAATAA